The following are from one region of the Caldicoprobacter guelmensis genome:
- the murD gene encoding UDP-N-acetylmuramoyl-L-alanine--D-glutamate ligase has protein sequence MEYHGKAVLVVGLARSGIAATKVLKSLGARVIANDIKRREELGDSILELETLDVELCLGCTPDDLVEKVDLIVISPSVPIDSPFIQKAQRLGREVISELELAYRLCRAPVIAITGTNGKTTTVTLTGEMLKKAGFNAYVLGNIGVPFVSKALGMDEDDIAVVEVSSFQLEAVRHFHPHVAAILNITPDHLNRHKTMENYIAAKARIFENCTPNDWVVLNADNEAAARLATQVRGQVLFFSRLKQLSKGAWVEGGKVVLDIGQGKEEVCGVEDIFIPGAHNLENALAAALMARVMGATAQDIAVTLKTFKGVEHRIEYVDTIRGVKFYNDSKGTNPDASIKAIQAMKGPTVLIAGGMDKGSSFDEFIDAFGKTVTHMVVLGETADKLIRTAKEKGFEEVYRVNTVEESVRKAFSLASPGYNVLFSPACASWDMFKDYEERGRVFKSAVRALKGEFE, from the coding sequence ATGGAGTACCATGGGAAGGCTGTTCTTGTAGTGGGGCTTGCGCGAAGCGGCATTGCTGCTACCAAAGTGCTAAAGAGCCTGGGCGCCAGGGTTATAGCAAACGACATAAAGAGGCGGGAAGAGCTGGGAGATTCAATATTGGAGCTTGAAACGCTGGATGTGGAGCTTTGTCTTGGGTGTACGCCCGATGACCTGGTTGAAAAGGTTGACCTGATCGTCATAAGCCCCTCTGTGCCCATAGATTCCCCTTTTATTCAAAAGGCGCAGCGCCTTGGGCGGGAGGTTATAAGCGAGCTTGAGCTGGCTTACAGGCTGTGCAGGGCGCCGGTTATTGCCATTACCGGCACCAATGGCAAGACCACAACGGTGACCTTGACGGGGGAGATGCTCAAAAAGGCTGGTTTTAACGCATACGTGCTGGGCAATATCGGCGTGCCATTTGTAAGCAAGGCTTTGGGGATGGATGAAGACGACATAGCGGTGGTGGAGGTGAGCAGTTTCCAGCTGGAAGCCGTTCGCCACTTTCATCCGCATGTAGCCGCCATTCTCAATATTACCCCCGATCACCTCAATCGCCACAAGACGATGGAGAATTACATAGCGGCCAAGGCCAGGATTTTTGAAAACTGCACTCCCAATGACTGGGTGGTTTTGAATGCCGATAATGAGGCAGCGGCAAGGCTGGCGACGCAGGTTCGAGGGCAGGTGCTGTTTTTCAGCCGCTTAAAGCAGCTATCCAAAGGGGCATGGGTGGAAGGTGGCAAGGTGGTGCTGGATATAGGGCAGGGCAAAGAAGAGGTGTGCGGAGTTGAGGACATATTCATACCAGGGGCGCACAATCTGGAAAATGCTCTGGCCGCTGCTTTGATGGCCAGGGTCATGGGGGCTACAGCGCAGGACATAGCTGTCACCTTGAAGACTTTCAAGGGAGTGGAGCACCGCATCGAGTACGTGGATACCATCAGAGGGGTCAAGTTTTATAACGACTCAAAGGGTACTAATCCCGATGCTTCAATAAAGGCTATACAGGCCATGAAAGGGCCTACCGTGCTTATAGCGGGTGGAATGGATAAGGGCAGCAGCTTTGATGAGTTCATAGATGCCTTTGGCAAAACCGTCACCCACATGGTGGTATTGGGAGAGACGGCTGATAAGCTCATTAGAACCGCAAAGGAGAAGGGGTTTGAAGAGGTATACCGCGTAAACACTGTAGAAGAGAGCGTGAGGAAGGCGTTTAGCCTGGCTTCCCCGGGCTATAACGTGCTGTTTTCTCCGGCATGTGCCAGTTGGGATATGTTCAAAGATTATGAGGAAAGGGGAAGAGTCTTTAAGAGCGCTGTCAGGGCTCTTAAGGGGGAATTTGAGTGA
- the mraY gene encoding phospho-N-acetylmuramoyl-pentapeptide-transferase: protein MESLIYTVIISFVLTLAVGVFAIPVLRRLKFGQYVRQEGPQAHFKKAGTPTMGGVIFLIPICIAALALARGSLDFLLAALLVMLGFGFIGFLDDYLKILRRRSLGLKAYQKMLAQIAIGVIFSYYAYTHVGSAVTIPFVKAEWDLDIMYIPLMTFIIVGTVNSVNLNDGLDGLASGVTLIVAATFSILAAYLASSMRREGLEYMAVNYDNLMVFAGAVTGGCLGFLRFNAYPAQVFMGDTGAMGLGGAVVALAVLLKLPLFLPIIGGVYMAETLSVIIQVASYKLTGKRVFRMSPLHHHFELSGMSEPRVVAMFMIATTLLCLIGLLAV from the coding sequence TTGGAATCATTGATATACACGGTGATCATATCTTTTGTACTTACGTTAGCGGTTGGAGTATTTGCCATACCTGTGCTGAGAAGGCTCAAGTTTGGCCAGTACGTACGCCAGGAAGGCCCGCAGGCGCACTTTAAAAAAGCCGGGACCCCTACCATGGGCGGAGTAATTTTCTTAATACCCATTTGCATAGCGGCCCTTGCGCTGGCTAGGGGCAGCCTGGACTTCCTGCTGGCCGCTCTACTGGTGATGCTGGGGTTTGGGTTTATAGGTTTTCTGGACGACTATCTCAAGATATTGAGGCGCAGGTCGCTGGGGCTTAAGGCTTATCAAAAGATGCTGGCCCAGATTGCCATAGGAGTCATATTTTCTTATTACGCCTATACCCATGTAGGCAGTGCTGTAACCATTCCTTTTGTCAAGGCGGAATGGGACCTGGACATTATGTATATCCCGCTGATGACCTTCATAATAGTGGGGACGGTAAACAGCGTGAATCTAAATGATGGGCTGGACGGTTTAGCTTCGGGTGTTACCCTTATAGTGGCGGCCACTTTTAGCATTTTAGCGGCCTATCTGGCGTCTTCCATGCGCCGGGAGGGCCTGGAGTATATGGCGGTAAACTATGACAACCTCATGGTATTTGCTGGGGCTGTAACGGGCGGGTGCCTGGGATTTTTGCGGTTCAACGCTTATCCCGCACAGGTCTTTATGGGTGATACCGGAGCAATGGGGTTGGGTGGAGCGGTGGTGGCCCTCGCGGTTTTGCTTAAGCTGCCCCTGTTTTTACCTATAATCGGAGGGGTATACATGGCAGAGACTCTGTCGGTGATAATACAGGTGGCGTCATATAAGCTGACCGGCAAGAGAGTGTTCCGCATGAGCCCGCTTCATCATCATTTTGAGCTCAGCGGCATGAGCGAGCCCAGGGTGGTTGCCATGTTCATGATAGCGACTACCCTGCTGTGCCTTATTGGTTTGCTGGCTGTGTGA
- a CDS encoding UDP-N-acetylmuramoyl-tripeptide--D-alanyl-D-alanine ligase: MEPISVEEILKATDGELVKGEASGVITGVSTDSRTIKPGELFVSLIGDRFDGHDFIPQAAEKGAKAVLVQRVLDRLPEGISAIKVDNTLVGLQRLAGYYRRKFNIPVIAVTGSTGKTTTKDMIHCVLSTRYDVLKTEGNLNNEIGLPLTLFRLERHHEIAVVEMGMSGFGEIHRMVEAALPCIGVITNIGVSHIEKLGSRENILRAKLEIFDYFPGNGVAVLNGDDDMLWGVREKLKFGVKFFGMREGLDFRAEGITTGHYGVSFKLVAGGEAYPFKLPLPGRHNVYNSLAAIAVGRLFGISVGEMGKAFKAFKPGNMRLNIFETQEGTIVIDDAYNASPDSMKAALSVLKDMPGVRRIAVLGDMLELGDYAEEGHRQVGSAVVQNRVDLLITRGENSRFIGMEAQASGMPPSSIYHCQCNKDIINLLSTIVQRGDTILVKGSRGMKMEEVVSYLLKGGYRPWNH, from the coding sequence ATGGAACCCATATCGGTAGAGGAGATACTTAAGGCCACCGATGGAGAGTTGGTGAAAGGCGAGGCAAGTGGGGTTATAACAGGTGTGAGTACCGATAGCAGGACGATAAAGCCAGGGGAACTGTTTGTATCGCTTATTGGCGACAGGTTTGACGGCCACGACTTCATTCCCCAGGCGGCAGAAAAGGGTGCAAAGGCCGTTCTCGTCCAGCGTGTACTGGACCGGCTTCCCGAGGGTATAAGCGCCATCAAAGTTGATAATACCCTTGTCGGCCTTCAGCGCCTGGCCGGCTATTATCGAAGGAAGTTCAACATCCCGGTGATAGCGGTGACTGGGAGCACGGGCAAGACCACCACAAAGGACATGATACACTGCGTGCTTTCAACACGTTATGACGTTTTAAAGACCGAGGGCAACCTCAACAACGAAATCGGCCTGCCGCTGACATTATTCAGGCTTGAGCGGCATCATGAAATAGCCGTGGTGGAGATGGGCATGAGCGGCTTTGGCGAGATACACAGGATGGTTGAGGCGGCACTTCCCTGCATAGGCGTGATCACCAACATAGGCGTGTCCCACATAGAGAAGCTTGGCAGCAGAGAAAACATACTTAGGGCAAAGCTTGAGATTTTTGATTATTTCCCCGGAAATGGGGTTGCGGTATTGAACGGTGACGATGACATGCTGTGGGGAGTTAGGGAAAAGCTTAAATTCGGGGTCAAGTTTTTTGGAATGCGGGAAGGCCTGGATTTCAGGGCAGAAGGCATAACCACCGGCCATTATGGTGTTAGTTTTAAGCTGGTAGCTGGTGGTGAGGCATATCCCTTTAAGCTGCCGCTGCCAGGGAGACACAACGTATATAACAGCTTGGCGGCCATTGCCGTGGGACGGCTTTTTGGCATAAGCGTTGGGGAGATGGGTAAAGCGTTTAAAGCCTTTAAGCCGGGCAATATGCGGCTTAATATATTTGAGACGCAGGAGGGCACCATTGTGATTGATGATGCCTACAACGCCAGCCCTGACTCCATGAAGGCGGCACTTTCGGTACTCAAGGACATGCCGGGTGTGCGCAGGATTGCAGTGCTGGGCGATATGCTGGAATTGGGTGATTATGCTGAAGAGGGGCACCGCCAGGTGGGCAGTGCTGTGGTACAAAATAGGGTGGATTTGTTGATCACCCGAGGTGAAAATAGCCGCTTTATAGGCATGGAGGCACAGGCATCCGGGATGCCCCCTTCAAGCATATATCACTGCCAGTGTAATAAAGATATAATAAACTTGTTAAGCACAATTGTCCAACGCGGTGATACAATATTAGTAAAAGGTTCCAGAGGTATGAAGATGGAGGAAGTTGTCTCTTACCTCTTAAAAGGGGGTTATAGACCTTGGAATCATTGA
- a CDS encoding UDP-N-acetylmuramoyl-L-alanyl-D-glutamate--2,6-diaminopimelate ligase: protein MLLKELLREIDVSRIEGDADKQIDAIYYDSRKVTPNSLFFCIEGFRFDGHDFAGEAVAKGAHAVVLHKDVPLPQHVTKVFVEDTRLAMALISRAFYGYPAQDIPIVGVTGTNGKTTVTYLVKSILEEAGKKVGLIGTIANMIGSKVLPAERTTPESMDLQRLFKDMRDEGVNAIVMEVSSHSLSLKRVAGVQFEVGVFTNLTQDHLDFHRTFEEYREAKAKLFLQSRQAAINIDDEAGRMYAERVQGRLWTYGISRAAQVFARDIEITLKGVSFELFLQGESCQVNLNIPGLFSVYNALAAATACHALGVSAGCIKAGLEKVKGVPGRFELLDTGTEYSVIIDYAHTPDGLENVLKTARDFTKGRVITVFGCGGDRDPSKRPIMGEVAGKYSDFCVITSDNPRSEEPMAIIQQIIPGVQKTACPYVVIEDRREAIAYALNHGRPGDVIILAGKGHETYQILKNKVIHFDEREVVAELLGREKV, encoded by the coding sequence ATGCTGCTTAAAGAGTTGCTCAGAGAAATAGATGTTTCTCGCATAGAAGGCGATGCCGACAAGCAGATCGACGCCATATACTATGATTCGCGGAAAGTGACGCCTAACTCTTTGTTCTTTTGTATCGAAGGTTTCCGGTTTGACGGCCATGACTTTGCTGGTGAAGCGGTGGCCAAAGGTGCACATGCCGTAGTACTGCACAAGGATGTTCCTTTACCCCAGCACGTCACCAAGGTGTTTGTTGAGGATACCCGCCTGGCCATGGCGCTGATATCCCGAGCCTTTTATGGCTACCCAGCTCAGGACATACCCATAGTCGGAGTGACGGGTACCAATGGCAAGACCACCGTAACCTATCTCGTAAAATCCATACTGGAGGAAGCTGGCAAAAAGGTAGGGCTGATTGGTACCATCGCAAATATGATAGGCTCCAAGGTGCTGCCTGCCGAGAGGACCACTCCCGAATCAATGGACCTGCAAAGGCTTTTTAAGGATATGCGGGATGAGGGCGTAAATGCCATAGTTATGGAGGTGTCTTCCCATTCGCTGAGCCTTAAACGCGTGGCCGGCGTGCAGTTTGAAGTAGGGGTGTTTACTAATTTGACGCAGGACCATCTGGATTTTCACCGCACCTTCGAGGAGTATCGTGAGGCCAAGGCAAAGCTGTTTTTACAGAGCAGGCAGGCGGCCATAAACATAGACGATGAGGCTGGGCGCATGTATGCCGAAAGGGTGCAGGGCAGGCTATGGACCTATGGGATCAGCAGGGCAGCACAGGTGTTTGCAAGGGATATAGAGATTACCTTAAAAGGCGTGTCGTTCGAGCTTTTTTTGCAGGGCGAAAGTTGTCAGGTAAACTTGAACATACCCGGGCTTTTCAGCGTGTACAATGCCCTGGCTGCTGCAACGGCGTGTCATGCGCTTGGGGTGTCGGCTGGATGCATAAAGGCCGGCCTTGAAAAGGTGAAAGGTGTACCAGGGCGGTTTGAGCTTCTTGACACCGGTACCGAGTATTCGGTGATAATAGATTATGCCCACACCCCTGATGGATTGGAGAATGTGCTTAAGACGGCCCGTGACTTCACCAAAGGGCGCGTCATCACGGTGTTTGGATGCGGCGGCGATCGTGACCCCTCAAAGCGGCCCATAATGGGGGAGGTAGCGGGAAAATACTCTGACTTTTGCGTCATTACCTCCGATAACCCGCGCAGTGAGGAGCCCATGGCTATTATACAGCAGATCATACCGGGCGTACAGAAGACCGCATGCCCCTATGTGGTCATCGAGGACCGCAGGGAGGCCATTGCCTATGCTTTAAACCACGGCAGGCCAGGGGATGTGATCATACTTGCAGGCAAGGGGCATGAGACCTACCAAATACTGAAGAATAAGGTCATCCACTTTGATGAAAGGGAAGTGGTTGCCGAACTGCTGGGAAGGGAGAAGGTTTGA
- a CDS encoding stage V sporulation protein D — MALPGVTHRKRLVALLLIFTLIFFALTVRVGYIQLIWGIDLQKKAVDQWTRDLDVFPRRGVIKDRNGKVLAQSATSESIAARPSQISDPRRVASLIAPILGLDEDELYKKLSNTSSTYVWIKRQVDRETANKVRTLNIKGLDFTEEPKRYYPNGSLAAHVLGFTMKYAEPGEGLKGQEGIELYYDKYLKGFPGKIVMETDAAGREMPYNVDRYIPPINGLNLMLTIDQVIQYFTEREISNVVAKYNPKKVYAIVMDPNTGEILAMANWPTFDPNNPPRDIGNFEQMQQYIKNFACKENIDPGSTFKIITAAAALEEGVVSLRSTFNCPGYKIVDGQRINCWRAGGHGHETFPQAVQNSCNPVFMELALRLGKDKFYQYLERFGFGQPTGIDVLGEEKGIIMPKSAVKNVDLARMGFGQAISVTPLQLITAVSAVINGGNLMRPYIAKELRKVVVDEKGQEKEEVVKTVTPQKIRQVISPETSKIMREVLESVVTEGSGRNAYIPGYRVGGKTGTAQKYGPDGKIIPNKNISSFIGFAPADNPRVIALLMVDEPEAPVTFGSVIAAPYVKNILEDTLKYLGVEPVFDEEAQDKVQQVEVPDVIGMEVDQAVKALKEAGLEYLADEAGTVVKDQVPKPGAKVVSGTTVLLYTERKAEGQQQAQGAQTPAEGMVLVPDVRGKSIREANRILVSEGLKLRIEGSGIAIGQDPAPGTQVEPGTEVKVRFALPTQ, encoded by the coding sequence GTGGCGTTACCAGGGGTTACCCATAGAAAGCGCTTGGTGGCTCTGTTATTGATATTTACTTTAATTTTTTTTGCCCTGACCGTAAGGGTAGGATACATACAGCTGATATGGGGAATAGACCTTCAGAAAAAGGCTGTGGATCAATGGACAAGGGATTTGGATGTATTTCCAAGGAGGGGGGTCATTAAAGACAGAAACGGCAAGGTCCTTGCGCAGAGCGCCACTTCCGAGTCCATAGCTGCAAGGCCCAGCCAGATAAGCGATCCGCGTAGGGTGGCTTCTTTGATAGCGCCCATTCTTGGGCTGGATGAGGATGAGCTGTACAAAAAGCTATCCAATACCTCAAGCACATACGTGTGGATAAAGCGCCAGGTTGATAGGGAGACTGCTAACAAGGTTCGTACCCTCAACATCAAGGGCCTTGACTTCACCGAGGAGCCCAAAAGGTATTATCCCAACGGCAGCCTGGCCGCTCATGTTTTGGGGTTTACCATGAAATACGCAGAGCCCGGGGAAGGATTAAAGGGTCAGGAAGGCATAGAGCTGTACTATGATAAGTATTTAAAAGGTTTCCCAGGCAAAATAGTAATGGAGACCGATGCCGCAGGCCGAGAAATGCCTTATAATGTAGACAGGTATATACCGCCCATCAACGGGCTTAATCTTATGCTTACCATCGACCAGGTCATACAGTACTTCACCGAGAGAGAGATCAGCAATGTGGTGGCCAAGTACAACCCCAAAAAGGTGTATGCCATAGTGATGGACCCTAATACCGGCGAGATACTCGCCATGGCAAACTGGCCCACTTTTGACCCCAATAACCCGCCACGCGATATAGGCAATTTCGAGCAGATGCAGCAGTACATCAAAAACTTTGCCTGCAAGGAGAACATTGACCCGGGTTCTACATTTAAAATAATAACGGCTGCTGCGGCTTTGGAGGAAGGGGTTGTCAGCTTAAGAAGCACTTTCAACTGTCCAGGGTATAAAATAGTAGACGGGCAGAGGATAAACTGCTGGAGGGCCGGGGGCCATGGCCACGAAACTTTTCCCCAAGCAGTGCAGAATTCCTGTAACCCTGTTTTTATGGAGTTGGCGCTGAGGCTGGGAAAGGATAAGTTTTATCAATATCTGGAACGATTTGGATTTGGTCAGCCTACCGGAATAGATGTGCTCGGCGAAGAGAAGGGCATCATAATGCCTAAAAGTGCGGTGAAAAACGTAGACCTGGCAAGGATGGGCTTTGGGCAGGCCATTTCGGTTACGCCCCTTCAGCTCATTACAGCGGTTTCGGCGGTTATAAACGGTGGAAACTTGATGAGGCCCTATATAGCCAAGGAGCTTCGAAAGGTGGTAGTTGACGAAAAAGGGCAAGAAAAGGAAGAAGTGGTCAAAACCGTTACGCCGCAGAAGATAAGGCAGGTTATATCGCCCGAGACGTCAAAAATAATGAGGGAAGTGCTGGAGAGCGTTGTGACTGAAGGGAGCGGCAGAAATGCTTATATACCCGGTTACAGGGTGGGCGGCAAAACGGGCACTGCGCAAAAATACGGGCCAGACGGCAAGATCATACCCAATAAGAACATATCCTCGTTTATCGGCTTTGCACCTGCTGACAACCCACGGGTGATTGCGCTGTTAATGGTGGATGAACCCGAAGCGCCGGTTACATTTGGTAGCGTCATTGCGGCGCCTTATGTAAAAAATATCTTGGAGGATACCCTTAAGTATCTAGGTGTTGAGCCGGTGTTTGACGAAGAAGCCCAGGATAAAGTGCAGCAGGTGGAAGTGCCTGATGTAATAGGCATGGAGGTGGACCAGGCCGTTAAGGCCCTTAAAGAGGCAGGGCTGGAGTATTTGGCTGACGAGGCAGGTACTGTCGTAAAGGACCAGGTACCCAAGCCAGGGGCTAAGGTCGTGTCAGGTACCACCGTGCTGCTTTACACCGAGCGAAAGGCCGAAGGCCAGCAACAGGCCCAGGGTGCGCAGACCCCTGCTGAAGGGATGGTGCTGGTGCCGGATGTGCGGGGAAAATCGATTCGCGAAGCCAACCGAATCCTGGTCTCTGAAGGTTTAAAGCTTAGAATAGAGGGTTCGGGGATTGCCATAGGGCAGGACCCGGCACCCGGCACGCAGGTTGAACCCGGTACTGAAGTGAAGGTGCGATTTGCGCTGCCGACACAGTAG
- a CDS encoding septum formation initiator family protein yields the protein MVVAPKRQHYAEPLPKSRTEVKSRPKAKPRPKRASRIKPIILVALWFVMAFLVVSRHAAIAENHQRILELEKRLDEALKQSELLKLELAASEDLRRIEEVARNQLHMNYPHQTQVQYVELPENEMEQKQAEVAKHQETSIWDIILRLID from the coding sequence TTGGTAGTAGCTCCAAAACGACAACATTATGCAGAGCCGTTGCCCAAGTCTCGTACCGAGGTTAAATCCAGGCCGAAGGCTAAACCCAGGCCAAAGCGGGCCAGCAGGATAAAGCCCATAATTCTGGTGGCCTTGTGGTTTGTAATGGCATTCCTGGTAGTGAGCCGGCATGCCGCCATTGCGGAGAACCATCAGCGTATACTGGAGCTTGAGAAAAGGCTGGATGAAGCGCTTAAGCAGAGCGAACTGTTGAAGTTGGAGCTTGCGGCAAGTGAGGATTTGAGAAGGATAGAGGAGGTTGCCAGAAATCAGCTTCATATGAACTACCCTCATCAGACGCAGGTACAGTATGTTGAACTTCCCGAGAATGAAATGGAACAGAAACAGGCAGAGGTGGCAAAGCATCAGGAAACCAGTATATGGGATATAATCCTGAGGCTAATTGACTGA
- the rsmH gene encoding 16S rRNA (cytosine(1402)-N(4))-methyltransferase RsmH codes for MEFKHTPVLLHEVLELLNCHPGQVIVDGTVGGAGHAYEILKRIVPGGFLIGIDRDPNALEAARERLKEFEGCFKLVHANFADMKEVLKSLGIDAVDGVLLDLGVSSHQLEEAWRGFTYMQDAPLDMRMDPTQAFSAYNVVNEYSQKELERVIRQYGEERWAGRIAEFIVKSRPINTTSQLVDVIKKAIPAAARREGPHPAKRTFQAIRIEVNQELSLLPGAIESAVDVLKPGGRLCVISFHSLEDRIVKEAFRRLSNPCTCPPDFPVCICGKRPLVKVLTSKPVTPTPAEVSLNPRSRSAKARCCQKL; via the coding sequence ATGGAGTTCAAGCATACGCCGGTGTTGCTGCATGAGGTACTTGAGCTTTTGAACTGCCATCCCGGACAAGTTATCGTGGATGGGACGGTTGGCGGAGCGGGCCACGCTTATGAGATATTGAAGCGGATTGTTCCAGGTGGCTTTTTGATCGGCATAGACAGAGATCCTAATGCGCTGGAAGCGGCTCGGGAAAGGCTTAAGGAGTTTGAAGGCTGTTTTAAACTGGTACACGCCAACTTTGCTGACATGAAAGAAGTGCTAAAAAGCCTGGGCATAGATGCTGTCGACGGAGTACTTCTGGACCTTGGGGTTTCATCCCATCAGCTTGAAGAGGCATGGCGGGGTTTTACCTATATGCAGGATGCGCCGCTTGACATGAGGATGGACCCAACGCAGGCTTTCAGCGCCTACAATGTCGTCAACGAGTATTCGCAGAAAGAATTGGAGCGGGTCATAAGGCAGTACGGTGAAGAACGGTGGGCCGGGCGCATAGCCGAGTTTATAGTGAAAAGCAGGCCTATTAACACCACAAGCCAACTGGTGGACGTCATAAAAAAAGCTATTCCTGCAGCCGCCAGGCGAGAGGGTCCACATCCTGCAAAGCGAACCTTTCAGGCCATACGCATAGAGGTAAACCAGGAGCTTAGCCTGCTCCCCGGGGCGATAGAAAGCGCGGTGGATGTGTTAAAGCCTGGTGGGAGGCTGTGTGTCATATCCTTTCACTCCCTAGAGGACAGGATAGTTAAGGAGGCTTTTCGCCGTTTGAGTAACCCCTGCACATGTCCCCCTGATTTTCCGGTGTGTATCTGCGGCAAACGACCTTTGGTGAAGGTGCTCACCAGCAAGCCGGTGACCCCTACACCGGCGGAAGTTTCCCTTAATCCTCGTTCGCGCAGCGCCAAAGCAAGGTGCTGCCAGAAATTATGA
- the mraZ gene encoding division/cell wall cluster transcriptional repressor MraZ, translated as MFIGEYQHTIDPKGRVIMPAKFREGLGERFVLTKGLDHCLFAYPNEEWGILEKKLRSLPLTNKDARAFIRFFFAGACECELDKQGRILIPANLREYAGLEKDVVIIGVSTRVEIWSKDRWDEYNNASSLDHEAIVERMAELGI; from the coding sequence TTGTTCATTGGGGAGTACCAGCATACCATAGACCCCAAAGGCCGAGTCATAATGCCAGCCAAGTTCAGGGAAGGTTTGGGTGAAAGATTTGTGCTCACCAAAGGGCTGGACCACTGCCTGTTTGCATACCCCAATGAGGAATGGGGCATCTTAGAAAAGAAGCTCCGTTCACTTCCCTTAACCAATAAGGATGCCCGAGCTTTTATACGCTTCTTTTTTGCGGGTGCCTGTGAGTGCGAGCTGGACAAGCAAGGAAGGATTCTAATTCCGGCTAATTTGAGGGAGTATGCCGGGCTGGAGAAGGACGTGGTCATAATAGGCGTGTCTACCCGGGTGGAGATTTGGAGCAAGGACAGATGGGATGAGTATAATAATGCCTCCAGTCTCGACCATGAGGCAATTGTGGAGAGGATGGCGGAGCTGGGGATTTGA
- a CDS encoding response regulator, with the protein MTSDGARILVVDDEQEVRRLLNIVLRAHGYHVQEVEDGQNAIIQTAIFHPDLLILDLGLPDMDGIDVIKRIREWSKVPILILSARGQEETKIAALDAGADDYITKPFGMGELLARIRVALRHAAKSDDDPVITVGDLVIDLSKHMVTLKGNELKLTPTEYEILKLLALHAGKVITHKQLLKAVWGPEYENETHYLRVYIGQLRRKIEDDPIQPKYIITEPGIGYRLMG; encoded by the coding sequence ATGACTTCAGATGGGGCAAGGATTTTAGTGGTTGATGATGAACAGGAAGTGAGGAGGCTTTTAAATATTGTTTTAAGAGCTCATGGGTATCATGTTCAAGAAGTAGAGGATGGTCAAAATGCCATTATTCAGACGGCAATATTTCATCCAGATCTGTTGATTTTGGACTTAGGACTTCCTGACATGGATGGTATAGATGTTATAAAAAGAATAAGGGAATGGTCAAAAGTACCTATATTAATTCTTTCTGCAAGGGGGCAGGAGGAAACCAAAATAGCCGCTTTGGATGCAGGCGCTGATGATTATATAACCAAGCCTTTTGGTATGGGTGAATTATTGGCACGGATTCGGGTAGCATTGCGCCATGCTGCCAAATCAGATGATGACCCGGTTATAACGGTTGGTGACCTTGTGATAGATTTATCAAAACATATGGTAACGTTAAAAGGAAATGAATTAAAACTAACTCCTACTGAATACGAGATATTAAAGTTATTGGCGCTTCATGCCGGCAAGGTGATAACGCACAAACAGCTTTTAAAAGCGGTATGGGGACCGGAATACGAGAATGAAACACACTATTTGAGAGTTTATATAGGGCAGCTTCGACGTAAGATTGAAGATGACCCTATACAACCCAAATATATTATTACAGAGCCGGGAATAGGTTATAGGTTGATGGGATAA